A single Paenibacillus sp. FSL R5-0517 DNA region contains:
- a CDS encoding sigma-70 family RNA polymerase sigma factor, with product MANRLQLLLASDFHNLGSALQEEVYYEYYNMVHGLIVYIIKERAAAEDIIQEAFIKIIKNKPIFEDEVKLKAWLKVVTRNTAINYLRKNKNNRNQLDTDSVFIDMETMNQTAASVESMVETQMMEESIEYYLGQLKPEYRVLVELRWKKGLSYREMAELLDTSEEIVKQRLFRARGSIKKKLHKEWGGSIEQRQVR from the coding sequence ATGGCCAATCGGCTCCAGTTACTACTCGCCTCAGATTTCCATAATTTAGGCTCTGCACTTCAGGAAGAAGTGTATTATGAATATTATAATATGGTACATGGTCTTATCGTTTATATCATCAAGGAGCGTGCTGCAGCAGAAGATATTATTCAGGAAGCTTTTATCAAAATTATTAAAAACAAACCCATTTTCGAAGACGAGGTCAAACTGAAAGCCTGGCTCAAGGTCGTCACACGGAACACCGCTATTAATTATCTGAGAAAAAATAAAAATAACCGTAACCAATTGGATACGGATAGTGTTTTTATAGATATGGAGACGATGAATCAGACAGCAGCTTCCGTGGAAAGTATGGTAGAAACGCAGATGATGGAAGAGTCCATTGAATATTATCTCGGACAGCTCAAACCGGAATACCGTGTACTGGTGGAGTTACGGTGGAAAAAAGGTCTCTCCTACCGAGAGATGGCCGAACTGCTGGATACCTCCGAAGAGATTGTGAAGCAACGCTTGTTCAGAGCCCGCGGCAGTATCAAGAAGAAATTACATAAGGAATGGGGTGGAAGCATTGAGCAAAGGCAAGTCCGATAA
- a CDS encoding hemolysin family protein produces the protein MSDPLPSILNLVLIGLLVLMNGFFVSAEFAMVKVRGSRIETLVETGNKNAIYASNIIRNMDAYLSACQLGITLASLGLGWLGEPAIAHLLEPMFTAFGLGPVYVHGISIAIAFVIITILHIVLGELAPKTMAIRKSETITLWSAALLTFFYKLMYPFIWALNGMANGLLRLFRMAPASEMDDAHSEDELRILMKESNKSGLIDNTELALVDNIFDFTDTTAREIMIPRTEMICLNANQSMLENLEIASESMRTRYPVYNGDKDHIIGFIHIKDLMRSQLTDTISVIRPILAVPDTTLISDLLKRMQRSKTQIAILIDEYGGTSGLVTLEDIMEEIVGEIQDEFDQERPAIEQVDEMEYSIDGMMLIEEVSERFGLEMDRADYDTIGGWLYSRVDAIPPEVGQSVEYGGYVFVIQETEHKRISRVNVIKLELLVEEEGA, from the coding sequence TTGAGTGACCCCTTACCGAGTATTTTAAATTTAGTATTAATTGGTTTACTTGTATTGATGAATGGTTTCTTTGTGTCGGCGGAATTCGCGATGGTGAAAGTTCGTGGAAGCCGGATCGAGACTTTGGTGGAAACAGGCAACAAAAATGCAATATATGCTTCCAATATCATACGTAATATGGATGCATATCTATCAGCTTGCCAATTAGGTATAACGCTCGCTTCACTGGGACTTGGATGGTTGGGAGAACCCGCAATTGCACACTTGTTAGAGCCCATGTTTACCGCATTTGGACTAGGACCCGTCTACGTTCATGGAATCTCTATTGCCATTGCATTTGTAATTATTACAATCCTGCATATTGTACTGGGGGAACTAGCTCCCAAGACGATGGCGATTCGAAAGTCTGAAACGATCACGCTGTGGTCTGCAGCCTTGCTAACGTTCTTCTACAAGTTAATGTATCCATTCATATGGGCACTAAACGGTATGGCTAATGGCTTGTTGAGACTTTTCCGAATGGCACCCGCTTCCGAGATGGACGACGCGCATAGTGAAGATGAATTACGTATTCTCATGAAAGAAAGCAATAAGAGCGGTTTAATTGATAATACTGAATTAGCACTTGTTGATAATATATTTGATTTTACGGATACAACCGCCCGTGAAATTATGATTCCGCGGACGGAAATGATCTGTCTGAATGCCAATCAGTCCATGCTGGAAAATCTGGAGATTGCCAGTGAGAGTATGCGAACAAGGTATCCGGTATATAACGGAGACAAGGATCATATTATCGGCTTTATTCACATTAAGGATCTGATGCGATCCCAACTTACGGATACCATCTCCGTGATCCGGCCTATCCTGGCTGTGCCAGATACCACCCTGATCAGTGATCTGCTTAAGCGTATGCAGCGTAGCAAAACGCAGATTGCGATTCTGATTGATGAATACGGGGGAACCTCCGGGCTTGTCACACTTGAAGATATCATGGAAGAGATCGTAGGCGAGATTCAGGATGAATTCGACCAGGAGCGTCCTGCCATTGAGCAAGTGGATGAGATGGAATACTCCATTGATGGCATGATGCTGATTGAAGAAGTCAGTGAACGATTCGGACTGGAGATGGACCGTGCCGATTACGATACCATCGGAGGTTGGCTATACTCCAGAGTGGATGCCATTCCACCTGAGGTCGGTCAATCGGTTGAGTATGGAGGTTATGTATTTGTCATTCAAGAGACAGAGCATAAGCGGATTTCCCGAGTGAATGTGATTAAGCTGGAACTGTTGGTTGAAGAAGAAGGCGCTTAG
- a CDS encoding sigma-70 family RNA polymerase sigma factor: MKSWIEGAMKGEPEAYAQLMAQYRGMALTVAHHRLGEPFWAEDVVQEAFTEAFGNLSKLEDPEAFPGWFKVIVERQCYRWLRRKQHTMIPVQELEHVFQEEDQAHNPEKQAVQNEMNRTLRDSIAILPSSMRIAVELFYLEGYSLKEISDFLGVNVPALKKRLFDARSKLKRSMPVRDLASMFNDLYEGGKGLLHIMNGDHAANRLRESGIEGDILVWRELYTFGPVVQDMGDAEERKNRASVLERQLGIPQTEYLQIEELERKLHSFQQYKEIVLWFEYDLYDQTMLSYLLHYFNGQALQNTKLNLLCIDSYPEIEHFRGLGQLTSSQIERLSGSWHLIEKKELQAGAQFWEAYTSTDIRNHLDYLQADTSALPFAKAAFKAHLSRVPSVSNGLGVIEQTTLETVRAGVDRPYPLFREVGEKLHILGMGDLEYWAHLRRMTEGPHALLHMIGATTFPNFKQHDETFRDGVLSLTELGIQVLNGEVDWALLKQDEFWIGGLHNASGKQPSWRWNPASETVVEIESTS, translated from the coding sequence TTGAAGTCATGGATTGAAGGAGCAATGAAGGGCGAACCCGAAGCTTATGCGCAACTGATGGCGCAATATCGCGGAATGGCTCTTACTGTAGCCCATCACCGGCTGGGGGAACCATTCTGGGCAGAAGATGTTGTGCAGGAGGCCTTTACGGAGGCCTTTGGCAATCTGTCCAAACTGGAGGACCCAGAGGCCTTCCCGGGGTGGTTCAAGGTAATCGTAGAGAGGCAATGTTATCGCTGGCTACGACGCAAGCAGCATACCATGATTCCCGTTCAGGAGTTGGAGCATGTTTTCCAGGAAGAGGATCAGGCGCATAATCCGGAAAAACAAGCGGTGCAAAACGAAATGAATCGTACGCTGCGTGATTCTATTGCAATACTTCCATCATCGATGCGGATAGCTGTTGAACTGTTTTATTTGGAAGGATACTCGCTCAAGGAAATATCGGATTTCCTCGGAGTCAACGTACCTGCATTAAAGAAAAGACTGTTCGATGCCCGATCCAAACTCAAGCGCTCTATGCCTGTGAGAGATCTTGCCTCGATGTTCAATGATTTATATGAAGGAGGAAAAGGATTGTTACACATTATGAATGGGGACCACGCTGCCAATCGTTTAAGAGAGAGTGGAATTGAGGGGGATATCCTCGTATGGAGAGAATTATATACGTTTGGACCGGTAGTCCAAGATATGGGAGACGCAGAAGAGCGGAAGAATCGGGCATCCGTATTGGAACGGCAATTGGGCATTCCACAGACGGAATACTTGCAGATTGAGGAACTTGAACGCAAGTTGCATTCGTTTCAACAATATAAGGAGATTGTCTTATGGTTTGAATACGATCTCTATGACCAGACGATGTTATCTTACCTGTTACATTATTTCAACGGACAAGCGCTCCAGAATACGAAGCTGAACCTGCTCTGTATTGACTCGTATCCAGAGATTGAGCACTTTAGGGGATTGGGTCAGCTTACTTCCTCGCAGATCGAACGGTTGTCCGGGAGTTGGCATCTGATTGAGAAAAAGGAGCTACAAGCAGGTGCACAGTTCTGGGAAGCCTATACGTCAACGGATATACGGAATCATCTGGATTATTTACAGGCAGATACTTCTGCGCTACCCTTCGCAAAAGCTGCCTTTAAGGCGCATTTGTCCCGTGTACCGTCGGTATCCAATGGTCTTGGAGTCATTGAACAGACGACCCTGGAGACCGTTAGAGCGGGAGTAGATCGTCCATATCCTTTGTTTCGCGAGGTAGGGGAGAAGCTGCATATTCTTGGGATGGGTGATCTTGAATACTGGGCACATCTGAGGCGGATGACAGAAGGCCCTCATGCTCTGCTTCATATGATTGGAGCAACAACTTTCCCTAATTTCAAGCAGCATGATGAAACATTCCGGGATGGAGTCCTGTCGCTAACGGAACTCGGAATTCAGGTATTGAATGGAGAAGTCGATTGGGCACTGCTGAAACAGGATGAATTCTGGATCGGTGGATTGCATAATGCAAGTGGGAAACAGCCCAGCTGGCGCTGGAATCCTGCCTCTGAGACTGTAGTGGAGATTGAGTCTACATCGTAA
- the gerQ gene encoding spore coat protein GerQ, with protein sequence MPSMSPTPGMVSPSSTSVPPLVSSGSPMTPSGAVVTTTAPQFEQSYIENILRLNLGKYGTFYMTYEGNKEWNARIFQGIIEAAGRDHIIISDPKTGRRIMLLMVNFDYATFDEPLLYQYPGVVGNYPQAPSRF encoded by the coding sequence ATGCCTAGCATGTCACCAACGCCAGGAATGGTATCCCCTAGCTCAACTAGTGTACCGCCACTCGTATCCAGCGGAAGTCCAATGACTCCCTCGGGTGCTGTGGTTACGACAACGGCTCCTCAATTTGAGCAATCGTACATTGAAAATATTCTGCGTCTGAATCTTGGGAAGTACGGCACGTTCTACATGACATATGAAGGCAACAAAGAATGGAATGCTCGCATATTCCAAGGTATTATTGAGGCAGCGGGCCGTGACCATATTATTATCAGCGACCCGAAGACTGGTAGACGGATCATGTTGTTGATGGTCAATTTCGACTATGCTACATTTGATGAGCCATTGTTGTATCAATATCCGGGCGTGGTAGGCAATTACCCACAAGCTCCAAGCAGATTCTAA
- a CDS encoding cell wall hydrolase — protein MAVIKANSEDVKLLARLLRAEAEGDGEQGMLLVGNVGVNRVLVDCLDFKDIRDINRMVFQNPGGFESTQKGYFYQRARQSEIRLAQRVINGERFWPASNSLWFFRPVGDCPDTWYNQQNTGRFKAHCFFSPTGDDCPEVY, from the coding sequence ATGGCTGTTATTAAAGCCAACTCAGAGGACGTCAAGCTGCTGGCTAGGCTGCTGAGGGCGGAGGCTGAAGGTGACGGCGAACAAGGCATGCTGCTTGTAGGTAATGTAGGTGTGAACCGGGTGCTGGTGGATTGTCTGGACTTCAAAGATATTCGTGACATCAACCGCATGGTATTTCAGAACCCCGGAGGCTTCGAGTCAACACAGAAGGGTTACTTTTACCAACGGGCGAGACAATCCGAGATTCGTCTGGCACAACGTGTAATTAATGGAGAACGGTTTTGGCCAGCCAGCAATTCATTGTGGTTTTTCCGACCTGTGGGCGACTGTCCGGATACGTGGTATAACCAGCAAAATACAGGACGTTTCAAAGCACATTGTTTCTTCAGTCCGACAGGCGACGACTGTCCGGAAGTCTATTAA
- a CDS encoding glucose 1-dehydrogenase yields the protein MSFTDQVVVVTGAAQGIGRSVAEAYAVAGAKVVLADYQEAEGAAAAASIRNEGGEAIFVQCDVRSERDITNLFRTTVEEFNQIDVLVNNAGLAKWKSPYELTLEEWDDVLNTNVRSCFLASREAAKHMKSNEHGGAIINMASTRALMSEPDTEAYAASKGAIVALTHALAVSLGKDQIRVNCISPGWIETGDVEKLKKEDHEQHPSGRVGVPSDISRACLYLSDPSNTFVTGTNLIIDGGMTRKMIYED from the coding sequence ATGTCATTTACAGACCAGGTTGTTGTTGTAACCGGTGCGGCACAGGGAATTGGACGGAGTGTGGCTGAGGCTTACGCGGTCGCCGGTGCCAAAGTTGTACTTGCTGACTACCAGGAAGCGGAGGGTGCGGCAGCTGCGGCTTCCATTCGTAATGAAGGTGGAGAAGCCATTTTTGTCCAATGTGATGTTCGGAGTGAGCGGGACATTACGAACCTTTTTCGCACAACCGTGGAAGAGTTCAATCAAATTGATGTGTTGGTGAATAATGCAGGACTCGCCAAATGGAAGTCCCCCTATGAGCTAACGCTGGAAGAATGGGACGATGTACTCAATACGAATGTGAGAAGTTGCTTTTTGGCAAGTCGGGAAGCAGCCAAACATATGAAAAGCAATGAGCACGGGGGTGCCATTATCAACATGGCTTCTACACGTGCACTGATGTCTGAGCCGGATACCGAAGCTTATGCCGCATCCAAAGGAGCGATAGTAGCTCTCACGCATGCGCTGGCGGTCTCACTGGGTAAAGACCAAATTCGGGTCAATTGTATCAGTCCGGGATGGATTGAAACGGGTGACGTGGAGAAATTGAAGAAGGAGGATCATGAACAGCATCCATCCGGTCGAGTGGGTGTTCCTTCGGATATCTCCCGTGCTTGTCTATATTTATCTGATCCAAGCAATACCTTTGTCACAGGGACCAACCTCATTATTGATGGAGGCATGACCCGAAAAATGATATATGAGGACTAG
- a CDS encoding DUF2500 domain-containing protein, whose translation MGIESSWMFDLFGTVFPVVFVLIIGIVLLSMGKEVWRWGRNNSEPLLTVPSRITSRRMKLSQTQSEPGSTARTLYYVTFEVESGDRLEFKVNGEEYGLCAEGDEGRLSFKGTRYVGFERYNRVYSERLRG comes from the coding sequence ATGGGCATTGAATCATCCTGGATGTTTGATTTGTTTGGAACCGTCTTTCCGGTTGTATTTGTTCTGATTATAGGTATAGTCCTTCTGTCGATGGGAAAAGAGGTATGGAGGTGGGGACGCAACAACTCGGAGCCGCTGTTGACCGTGCCTTCACGAATCACCAGCAGACGGATGAAGTTGAGCCAGACGCAATCTGAACCAGGCAGTACAGCACGAACGTTATACTACGTCACCTTTGAAGTGGAGAGTGGAGATCGACTCGAATTCAAAGTTAATGGCGAAGAGTATGGTTTGTGTGCTGAGGGAGACGAAGGACGGCTCTCGTTCAAAGGAACGCGTTATGTAGGCTTCGAGCGATATAATCGTGTGTATTCCGAACGCCTACGGGGTTAA
- a CDS encoding collagen-like protein — protein sequence MSHSEVKKRMKRKKATLYPCKLKRKERRLKVVKKFVHVKCPPPEVNISTPTVVGPTGPQGIQGVQGVQGIPGKQGVEGPPGAQGPAGGPPGPQGPQGQPGPAGAVGSQGPVGPAGPMGAQGIPGEAGAVGPQGPQGNPGPAGAIGAQGFPGPPGAVGPTGATGAAGPAGTAGAAGVAGPAGAVGPAGPAGATGATGPAGAAGTAGATGAVGPAGAVGATGATGVAGPAGATGSTGATGAAGSVLGFADFFALMPPDNAATVAPGTDVSFPQDGPTSGTTIARTGPSSFNLAAIGTYQILFQVSINEAGQLILTLNGADLAPTVVGRATGTSQIVGMALVQTTVINSILTVRNPAGNSTALTITPLAGGTRPVSAHLVITQLA from the coding sequence GTGAGTCATTCAGAAGTGAAGAAACGAATGAAGAGAAAAAAGGCAACATTATATCCGTGTAAACTTAAAAGAAAAGAACGCCGATTGAAAGTGGTTAAGAAGTTCGTTCACGTAAAATGTCCGCCTCCAGAAGTGAATATATCTACCCCTACTGTCGTTGGTCCAACAGGACCGCAAGGGATACAAGGCGTGCAGGGTGTACAGGGTATTCCAGGTAAACAAGGGGTAGAAGGGCCACCTGGAGCTCAAGGACCAGCGGGAGGGCCGCCTGGACCACAAGGACCTCAGGGACAGCCTGGTCCTGCTGGAGCCGTAGGCTCTCAAGGTCCGGTCGGACCTGCTGGCCCCATGGGAGCCCAGGGCATTCCGGGAGAAGCAGGGGCTGTAGGGCCACAGGGTCCGCAAGGTAATCCTGGGCCTGCCGGTGCAATTGGAGCTCAAGGTTTTCCTGGTCCCCCTGGAGCTGTTGGGCCGACGGGTGCGACAGGAGCAGCGGGCCCGGCAGGCACAGCCGGTGCAGCAGGAGTGGCAGGCCCTGCTGGAGCAGTAGGCCCGGCAGGACCAGCCGGTGCAACAGGAGCAACAGGCCCTGCTGGAGCTGCAGGCACAGCTGGTGCAACAGGAGCGGTAGGCCCTGCTGGAGCAGTGGGCGCGACAGGAGCGACAGGAGTAGCTGGTCCCGCTGGGGCAACAGGATCTACAGGAGCGACCGGAGCAGCCGGAAGCGTGCTGGGATTCGCTGACTTTTTCGCACTGATGCCACCTGATAATGCTGCAACGGTTGCTCCCGGTACGGATGTAAGCTTTCCTCAGGATGGGCCAACAAGTGGAACAACTATCGCCCGCACGGGGCCTAGTTCATTCAATCTGGCAGCCATTGGTACGTATCAGATTTTGTTCCAAGTGAGCATCAATGAAGCGGGTCAATTAATCTTGACCCTCAATGGGGCAGATTTGGCCCCTACAGTAGTTGGGCGAGCTACGGGTACGTCTCAGATTGTGGGTATGGCCTTGGTACAGACAACCGTGATTAATTCTATTCTGACCGTTCGAAACCCGGCTGGTAATTCTACTGCGTTAACAATTACGCCACTTGCGGGCGGAACAAGACCTGTATCGGCACATCTTGTGATCACACAATTAGCATGA
- a CDS encoding C39 family peptidase, which translates to MFLNGLLWLIILWVISIYFSFPKKDRMNSVNVPSTYYIQSSNQLDMQKNNECAAFSSAFVLRHFGLESNGTKLYESYPRKLLDGTVYPKAVVVFFRKLGYKAMYLRGNVNTLKQQISQGVPVILFIKVHAKQRYLHFVPVVGYDETHFYLAESLDHKVNCDEEYYNRKISINELNTVWRSWLPFCQNSYIVVHPKKT; encoded by the coding sequence TTGTTTCTCAATGGATTACTTTGGTTGATCATCCTCTGGGTGATATCTATCTATTTCAGTTTTCCCAAGAAAGATCGCATGAACAGCGTCAACGTGCCAAGTACATATTACATTCAATCTTCCAATCAACTGGATATGCAAAAGAATAATGAATGTGCTGCATTTTCCAGTGCGTTCGTCTTGAGACATTTCGGTTTGGAGTCCAACGGAACTAAGCTTTATGAATCCTATCCTCGCAAATTACTGGATGGAACCGTATATCCGAAAGCGGTTGTTGTTTTTTTCAGAAAGCTAGGATACAAGGCAATGTACTTACGTGGTAATGTGAATACGTTGAAGCAACAGATCAGCCAAGGGGTGCCTGTTATTTTATTTATTAAAGTCCATGCCAAACAACGTTACTTGCATTTTGTTCCCGTTGTTGGTTATGATGAAACGCATTTTTACTTGGCAGAATCGTTAGATCACAAGGTTAATTGTGATGAAGAGTATTACAACCGAAAAATCAGCATCAATGAACTCAACACGGTATGGAGGTCATGGTTGCCCTTTTGTCAGAACTCATATATCGTCGTACATCCGAAGAAGACTTAA
- a CDS encoding GNAT family protein — protein sequence MLPFQVNESIVLKLIESQDRDVLYALIDENRKHLRTWLLWVDKRQSPQDLDSVIELWTRNYEERNGFDSGIWFNGQLVGMLGLHYIDWNNRATSIGYFLAESAQGKGIITQSIEQLLQYLFNELKLNRVIIQCAENNFKSRAIPEKIGFTNEGTSREAQWVYDHYENILTYSLLSGEWDT from the coding sequence ATGTTACCTTTTCAAGTAAATGAATCTATTGTATTAAAGCTGATCGAATCTCAAGATCGAGATGTGTTGTATGCATTAATAGATGAGAATAGAAAGCACTTGAGAACGTGGTTACTCTGGGTTGATAAACGGCAATCGCCCCAAGATTTAGATTCTGTAATAGAGTTATGGACACGTAATTATGAAGAGCGAAACGGTTTTGATTCCGGAATATGGTTTAATGGACAATTGGTCGGGATGTTAGGGTTGCACTATATTGATTGGAACAATAGAGCAACGAGCATTGGATATTTTTTAGCTGAGTCAGCACAGGGTAAAGGAATTATTACCCAATCCATAGAACAATTGCTTCAATATCTCTTCAACGAGTTGAAGTTAAATCGTGTAATCATTCAATGTGCAGAAAACAATTTTAAAAGCAGAGCCATACCTGAGAAAATCGGATTTACTAATGAGGGTACATCACGAGAAGCTCAATGGGTTTACGATCATTACGAGAATATATTGACTTATAGTCTGTTATCTGGTGAATGGGATACTTAA
- a CDS encoding AAA family ATPase, with product MRKLPLFIVTGASGTGKTTISSLVRKLLPEIDVFDMDIINNVDWQIAKENWLRIAYSISLSGRGTVLCGTMVPENIASSDYIDRFDQILYMNLHCDDVTRETRLRARGWDENSIEDHKDFANWLLQNSETAFDPPMQKIETAELTAEEVAEQIKEWVLKNWCEE from the coding sequence ATGAGAAAATTACCGCTATTTATAGTAACAGGCGCAAGTGGAACAGGAAAAACAACGATCTCTTCGCTTGTTCGCAAGCTGCTTCCCGAAATTGACGTCTTTGATATGGATATCATCAATAATGTGGATTGGCAGATTGCCAAAGAGAATTGGTTGAGGATTGCGTATAGCATATCCCTAAGTGGACGAGGAACCGTTTTATGCGGAACGATGGTGCCGGAAAACATTGCATCGTCCGACTACATCGATCGATTCGATCAGATTCTATATATGAATTTGCATTGTGACGACGTTACTCGCGAGACGCGTTTAAGAGCTCGTGGGTGGGATGAGAACTCGATCGAAGATCACAAGGATTTTGCAAATTGGCTACTCCAGAATTCGGAAACTGCATTTGACCCACCCATGCAAAAAATCGAAACGGCAGAACTTACAGCAGAGGAAGTAGCTGAACAGATCAAAGAATGGGTTCTAAAAAACTGGTGCGAGGAATGA
- a CDS encoding GNAT family protein, whose translation MFKYQMDTATYVSLLAMKDAPQLYDLIDRNRDHIGAWLKFPNMTLTEDDSRSFIKRTRIRYAEDDGYWLGIWCEDELAGSIGYLYIDQENKKTEIGYWLGKEYEGRGLITKSIKMLIDYAFNELELNKVEIGVATDNFKSRAIPEKLGFQHDGELRDYEYINGVYLNRIIYGLKADQWRT comes from the coding sequence ATGTTTAAATATCAAATGGATACAGCTACCTATGTATCGCTTTTGGCAATGAAAGATGCACCCCAATTATATGATTTGATTGATCGTAACAGGGATCATATAGGAGCATGGTTGAAGTTCCCCAATATGACATTAACAGAAGATGATTCAAGATCCTTCATCAAGAGAACACGTATACGATATGCTGAAGATGATGGTTATTGGCTAGGAATCTGGTGTGAAGACGAGCTTGCTGGTTCTATTGGCTACTTATACATTGATCAAGAAAACAAGAAAACTGAAATAGGATATTGGCTAGGTAAGGAATATGAAGGTAGAGGACTTATTACAAAATCGATTAAAATGCTAATTGATTACGCTTTTAATGAACTTGAATTAAATAAGGTTGAAATTGGCGTAGCGACAGATAATTTCAAAAGCCGCGCAATTCCTGAAAAATTAGGCTTTCAACATGATGGTGAATTAAGAGATTACGAATATATTAACGGTGTTTATCTAAACAGAATTATCTATGGCTTGAAAGCAGATCAATGGAGAACGTAA
- a CDS encoding class I SAM-dependent methyltransferase, whose product MNKNSVYETNSFYWDTRGNDYLRAIVLPHYGAFISEEKHQLFGDVSGLKMLEVGCGDGQSLQYHGDHNAGELWGMDISQKQIEKTQQHLRTHGISATLICSPMEEECGIPTNYFDAVYSIYAIGWTTDLQGTFSRIASYLKKDGIFIFSWSHPIHRCVVEENDRFVFNKPYSDESWNAVSPDFVQGELTLADRQISTYINALAKAGFVIEHMIEESDEDIMQLHDNSDNLLKRAKVLPVTFVIKARKR is encoded by the coding sequence ATGAACAAGAACAGTGTTTATGAAACAAACAGCTTCTATTGGGATACAAGAGGGAATGACTATTTGAGAGCAATCGTGCTTCCGCATTATGGAGCATTCATATCAGAAGAAAAACACCAACTATTTGGGGATGTCTCAGGATTAAAAATGTTAGAGGTGGGCTGTGGAGATGGCCAATCCTTGCAGTATCATGGGGATCACAATGCTGGTGAACTGTGGGGTATGGATATATCACAGAAACAGATAGAAAAGACACAACAACACTTGAGGACACACGGTATTTCGGCAACATTGATATGTTCACCCATGGAAGAGGAATGTGGAATTCCTACGAATTATTTTGACGCTGTGTATTCAATTTATGCCATCGGTTGGACCACTGATCTTCAAGGTACTTTCAGCAGAATCGCTTCTTATTTAAAGAAAGATGGCATTTTTATTTTCAGTTGGTCTCATCCAATTCATAGATGTGTCGTTGAAGAAAACGATAGATTTGTCTTCAATAAGCCATATTCTGATGAATCGTGGAATGCGGTATCTCCTGACTTTGTTCAGGGTGAACTAACTTTAGCGGATCGTCAAATATCAACCTATATCAATGCGTTGGCAAAAGCGGGATTTGTCATTGAACACATGATCGAGGAATCCGATGAGGATATCATGCAATTACATGATAATAGCGATAATCTCCTTAAAAGAGCGAAGGTGTTACCTGTAACTTTTGTGATCAAAGCGAGGAAACGATAA
- a CDS encoding NUDIX hydrolase, with protein MKRVDVVYSLLTNPSKSKVLAVKNVGRSSWSLPGGAVEAGESWEQAAIREAQEETGLDVSVHGIVAINECKFEKIQEHAIFITFRAEIVGGGEGISRPDEISEMAWLDITQADELMPYYKSGFKSLLNGHEITYFNEGNK; from the coding sequence ATGAAACGAGTCGATGTAGTTTACTCACTACTGACCAATCCATCCAAGTCTAAAGTGCTTGCAGTAAAGAATGTAGGGCGTTCAAGCTGGTCGCTGCCTGGCGGAGCTGTTGAAGCTGGTGAATCATGGGAACAAGCAGCAATCCGGGAAGCCCAAGAAGAAACGGGACTTGATGTTAGCGTGCACGGTATTGTAGCAATCAACGAGTGTAAATTTGAAAAAATACAGGAACATGCGATTTTTATAACATTCAGAGCAGAAATTGTCGGAGGGGGAGAAGGGATATCAAGACCAGATGAAATCTCTGAGATGGCATGGTTGGATATTACACAGGCAGATGAGCTCATGCCGTACTACAAGAGCGGCTTTAAAAGCTTACTTAATGGCCATGAGATTACATATTTCAACGAAGGTAACAAATGA
- a CDS encoding NUDIX hydrolase: MSPPKHIVSAAAIVINDKNELLLIRGPRRGWEMPGGQVEEGESLSQAAIRETKEESGIDIEIIKFCGIFQNIENSICNTLFLAKPIGGELTTSSESLDSGFFPIEEAILKVEWKNFRERIEVCLNPEMQPFCIEFSDKSNI, translated from the coding sequence ATGAGCCCTCCAAAACATATCGTATCTGCCGCTGCAATCGTGATCAACGACAAAAATGAATTATTACTTATTAGAGGCCCACGAAGAGGATGGGAAATGCCGGGTGGTCAAGTGGAGGAAGGAGAATCTCTTAGTCAAGCTGCAATTAGAGAGACGAAAGAAGAATCTGGCATCGACATTGAAATCATCAAATTCTGCGGCATCTTTCAGAATATCGAAAATTCAATATGTAACACATTATTTTTAGCCAAACCAATAGGTGGGGAATTAACGACATCATCGGAGAGTTTAGACTCTGGTTTCTTTCCAATTGAAGAAGCCATTTTAAAAGTCGAATGGAAAAACTTCAGAGAAAGAATAGAGGTTTGTTTAAACCCTGAGATGCAACCTTTTTGCATTGAGTTCAGTGATAAGAGTAATATTTAA